One window from the genome of Candidatus Gracilibacteria bacterium encodes:
- a CDS encoding nucleotidyltransferase domain-containing protein, whose amino-acid sequence MKNVVFKSKQVKKEVNNFVDLLQKEQIKISRVILFGSFAKGKQKDYSDIDLAVVSPDFGKDTHKEMMFLVHLSLKVSDRIEAIPIAEKDMLMKYHPLIGEIKKYGKIVYSSN is encoded by the coding sequence ATGAAAAACGTAGTTTTTAAAAGTAAGCAAGTAAAAAAAGAGGTGAATAATTTTGTTGATTTATTACAAAAGGAACAAATAAAAATATCTAGGGTAATTCTCTTTGGTTCATTTGCTAAAGGGAAGCAAAAAGATTATTCAGATATTGATTTAGCCGTTGTTTCTCCAGATTTTGGAAAGGATACTCATAAAGAAATGATGTTTTTAGTTCACCTGTCATTGAAAGTGTCTGATAGAATAGAAGCAATTCCAATTGCGGAAAAAGATATGCTGATGAAATATCATCCATTAATCGGAGAAATAAAAAAATACGGAAAAATAGTCTATTCTTCAAATTAA
- a CDS encoding glycosyltransferase family 39 protein — MWKNKEITLVGPGSSISADNKLLLQGSILYYFTLIFAVPGKFDPIVSSYIFMIFSSFGIIPLYSGMKKLANQKTALLMVVLYTLLPMFIDYTRFFFGPNFLIPLSTILIYLMGLHKTKPNSIYLFFIFAYTGILIQFHYQIVIILFILFIYYSFIKRFRIKSILIMIGGFCVGFSPMILFELKNQFYNLHVIRDYLFSSKPHSGAPFQILPHRYLSISILTLALISSYFKKYISYFLIITVAIILIIFDAFIYLPKPSHGFGMSPNWNYLMEKKTYEIIKTQNVKNYNIVNHIYDNLSMVIKFHLKKDGVKMSYEDYYHNDYLYVISKNADVFKDPAYELNTFVPNKLVKSWKLNEIYNLYLFKRVQK, encoded by the coding sequence ATGTGGAAAAACAAAGAAATTACGCTCGTTGGCCCCGGAAGCTCGATATCTGCAGATAATAAATTACTGTTACAAGGTAGTATTCTTTATTATTTTACGCTTATCTTTGCCGTTCCCGGAAAATTTGATCCAATCGTATCGTCGTACATATTTATGATTTTTTCGTCATTTGGCATAATCCCGTTATATAGCGGGATGAAAAAATTAGCTAATCAAAAAACGGCTCTTCTGATGGTAGTGCTTTATACATTGTTACCCATGTTTATTGACTATACCCGCTTCTTTTTCGGCCCGAATTTCTTGATTCCACTTTCCACAATCCTGATATATCTTATGGGCCTGCATAAAACAAAACCTAACAGTATTTATTTATTTTTCATATTTGCGTATACAGGAATCCTCATACAATTTCATTACCAGATTGTAATCATTTTATTTATTTTATTTATATATTATTCATTTATAAAACGATTTCGTATTAAATCTATTCTGATAATGATTGGGGGATTCTGCGTCGGTTTTTCTCCGATGATTTTATTTGAACTGAAAAATCAATTTTATAATCTACATGTCATCAGAGATTATTTATTTAGTTCTAAACCCCACAGCGGGGCTCCTTTTCAAATTCTTCCTCATCGATATTTATCGATTAGCATTTTAACTCTTGCCTTGATTAGTAGTTATTTTAAAAAATATATTTCATATTTTTTAATAATAACCGTTGCGATAATTTTAATTATTTTTGATGCTTTTATTTATCTGCCAAAACCTTCACACGGTTTTGGAATGTCACCAAACTGGAATTATTTGATGGAAAAAAAAACTTATGAAATAATAAAAACGCAAAACGTCAAAAACTATAACATCGTCAATCATATCTATGACAACCTCTCCATGGTAATTAAATTTCACCTTAAAAAAGATGGAGTGAAGATGAGCTATGAAGATTATTATCATAATGATTATCTGTATGTGATCAGCAAAAATGCAGATGTTTTCAAAGATCCGGCTTATGAACTTAATACTTTTGTCCCAAATAAATTAGTGAAAAGTTGGAAGTTGAATGAGATTTATAATCTGTATTTGTTTAAAAGAGTGCAAAAGTAG